A window of Fundulus heteroclitus isolate FHET01 chromosome 15, MU-UCD_Fhet_4.1, whole genome shotgun sequence contains these coding sequences:
- the LOC118566230 gene encoding uncharacterized protein LOC118566230, protein MVAPDHDYCVTPASGVMANELLIQNEALQKQVELLQREVERLHLRTRFCLERFKCSDDNIRHYTRFASYRHFLCFWKLVEPAVMTKMIRVTNTKSSTASSDRFPTSTKLRPIDELFLFLMYLAVGSTHRDLGERFDIHRTTVSRIITTWANFLYDLLGRKRLWLPREVVRARLPEEFALFPDTQVVLDCTEIYCQTPSDLMLQSEVFTTYKSHSTLKAMIGIAPHGAITFVSALYAGSMSDREIFKQSGIISE, encoded by the exons ATGGTGGCTCCTGATCATGATTACTGTGTTACACCTGCAAGTGGAGTTATGGCCAACGAGCTACTGATCCAAAACGAAGCTCTGCAGAAACAAGTGGAGTTGTTGCAGCGTGAGGTTGAGCGGCTGCATCTGCGGACCCGTTTCTGTCTGGAACGTTTTAAATGCTCAGACGACAACATTCGGCATTATACCAG GTTTGCCTCATACCGACATTTCCTGTGTTTTTGGAAGCTGGTTGAGCCTGCTGTGATGACAAAGATGATCCGTGTCACCAACACCAAGTCTTCTACAGCTAGCTCTGATAGATTTCCCACATCCACG aaactTCGTCCTATAGATGAGCTCTTCCTTTTCTTGATGTACCTGGCCGTTGGCTCCACACACAGAGATCTCGGTGAGAGGTTTGACATTCACAGAACGACAGTGAGCAGGATCATCACCACGTGGGCCAACTTCCTGTACGATCTGCTTGGACGCAAACGCCTCTGGTTGCCTCGTGAAGTGGTGCGTGCTAGGCTTCCCGAGGAGTTTGCATTGTTTCCGGACACCCAAGTAGTGCTTGATTGCACTGAGATCTATTGCCAGACACCATCAGACCTCATGTTGCAGAGTGAGGTGTTTACAACATACAAATCCCACTCCACACTGAAGGCCATGATTGGCATAGCACCTCATGGTGCCATCACATTTGTCTCTGCCCTTTACGCTGGATCCATGAGTGATCGTGAGATCTTCAAACAATCTGGCATCATCAGT GAATGA